The DNA window ACACCCGTCTCGTTGTGCCAGATAGTCCACAGCGTGTGACCCGAAGCGTTGATCTGCGCAGCATGATCGGACTCAAAGCCCGGACCCCCTAGTGTGCCTGTTAGGTCCACGTCGTCACGGAAGAGATGCCAGCCTTCCTCCATGGACCGCACCGCACTCCATAGCACGTGACCGTTTTCCGAGAGGCGGAGGGCAAACAGGCTCTGAGGCCGCCCTATCACTGGCTCAGAGATGTTGGAGGTGTTCAGTATGATATTGTTCACCATTGCACCGCCCTCCCACAGAACGTCACCTCTGCGGTTCATCCATCTGGTTACTCCATCCCCAGCAGGGCCAAACACTTCGGATGTCAAGTCTCGCCGATCTACAAATACCTTGCTCCGGTCTCCAGTCGAGGGCGACCTTCCGATCCACGCGACGTGGCCGGCGTCGTCGATCCTACCACCCTCTGCAGTCCTCCCCGGACCCAGAAAGGAGCTCAGGTTCTCGGTCCCAGCGAACATGTCCCAATACCCATCCGTGCCAGGGCCACGCCCTCGCCACGCGAGGACTCCATCCGTGTTTGGCGCGGAAGGCAGCCTACCTTCACCCGTCGGCCCAAGCGCCATGGTGGTGACATCGGTATCACCCACGAACACCTTGTAGAGGCCGTCTATGTACCTGACGTAGCTGACATGACCACCGCGGGCTCGCTGGTTGTATGCTACGTCAGTGACATTGGCGGCGACCTCCTCGGTCCCGACGAACAGCCGGCGCCCGCCCCGATCCCACCATATCGGAAGACCCTCCTCTGTTACCCCGCGCGCCACGGCCGAGTGGTAGCCGGGACCAAGAATCGCTTCGCTCAGGTTGGTGCTTCCAACAAACACACTTACCGCGGTTCCCGTGGATGCCGTGAACACCGGAACCCCCAAAGGACTTACATGTGCGTTCAGCCAGCTTGGCGAGCTCGCGACCCGAGCAAGCCTCTCATGCACCCACTCGGTCTGGCCGTGAACCGTCGCGATGGGAAAGCTAACAGCAACGCTCAAACAAGTCACGTACCATACTGCTCTCATGTTAGGGCCCCCAGATTGCGAACAGCCGACCGCTCTCGTATCTCGGCGACGATGTTCCCACGTACACGGTGCCGTCCGAGTCGATGCTGATGTGCGGACGCTCGATCGTTTCTGGGAAGGTTGGATCAGACCCGTTGGGGGGACCGAGTCGCCACCAGTACTGCACGTCGTCGAAGCGCGCTTCGGGCTTGAAGGAATACACGAACGGCTCCTCGTAGGCGATGATGATGGCCTGCTGGAGCCTCTTCTCATCATCCCACCACCTAGCGCATGCTCCTACCGCATCCACATTGTTGACTAGCGCCTCGGGAGTCACCACAACGCCCTCCGCCCACCGGACTTCACCCTGTGCTCGCTCCTGGACGCGAATGAACCGGGATGGGTTGCCGATGTACGTCCCAAACCAGATCTGCGATCCTTCGGCACTCCAATTGAGGAAGGGTCCGCCCTCGATCTGGCCTACGTCCTCGCCCGGTGGGCCTCCAGGCCCCACCACCTTCCACAAGAAGTCATACTGCAAGCCGTCCCACTTGGCGGTTGGCTCCGCATCTTGGCCATGGTCCGTAACGGCATGGAGGCCGTTCCTGGCCCCTTGGTAGAAAGTGGTGAAGTAGATGGTCCCGTCGTCACCGATCACTGGTTCGCAGTGGATGGTGAGCGTTCCGTTTTCGTTGAAATATGGGCCTGGCCACTTCAGTCGGGGCTCAGAATCCAGATCGAGGACCGCATGCAGCCGACCCCGGGAATCTCCTACATAGATGGTGCCGTCAGCACCTAGGGCTGGACCTGCTATCACACCGACCCTGTTGGTGCCATCTGGCGGCAACTGCTGCGTCCACTTGAGGGACCCGGCAGCATCGTAGGCACTTACGTACGAGCGCCTTATAGCCTCGTCGGACCACGCGACGTAGATGCGGCCGTTGGATCCGATGACCGGAGAGCCACCGATGCCGTCGCCCATGGACCGCATCCAGCTCAGCGTGCCATCGGGACGAAAGCACCACAGGCGACCGTCCATCGTCGTGAAGTACACGTTGTATAGCTGCTGCCCCGGCGGCCAATCCGACTCACCGTCCCGCGGC is part of the Fimbriimonadia bacterium genome and encodes:
- a CDS encoding PQQ-like beta-propeller repeat protein, whose translation is MFGHDARHTGRTTVTPAAPELRGTFKWIYDPDDTHPNNPDEVDAIHGGVAIGPDGKLFFGTTSGRFICVSRTNGQRLWSYPPSNQPPACDEGAGVFCTPALGVAYSPRDGESDWPPGQQLYNVYFTTMDGRLWCFRPDGTLSWMRSMGDGIGGSPVIGSNGRIYVAWSDEAIRRSYVSAYDAAGSLKWTQQLPPDGTNRVGVIAGPALGADGTIYVGDSRGRLHAVLDLDSEPRLKWPGPYFNENGTLTIHCEPVIGDDGTIYFTTFYQGARNGLHAVTDHGQDAEPTAKWDGLQYDFLWKVVGPGGPPGEDVGQIEGGPFLNWSAEGSQIWFGTYIGNPSRFIRVQERAQGEVRWAEGVVVTPEALVNNVDAVGACARWWDDEKRLQQAIIIAYEEPFVYSFKPEARFDDVQYWWRLGPPNGSDPTFPETIERPHISIDSDGTVYVGTSSPRYESGRLFAIWGP